One Solanum pennellii chromosome 9, SPENNV200 DNA segment encodes these proteins:
- the LOC107030364 gene encoding uncharacterized protein LOC107030364, translating to MYKVQDKPRFKKRFSNQGSSRAPRANKSNVPTPNPQEGKGSGSYVDRHLCSKCGRRHEGKCLVGSGNCYSCGKSGHIKIDCPMMRIQGRANSQDQESAPNPYTPKKNRFYALQYRSDQEISSDAVTDMLKLFFLDLYALLDPGATLSFPPLAMKFDILTQWMIS from the coding sequence ATGTATAAGGTTCAAGACAAAccaaggttcaagaagaggttttctaatcaagGATCTTCTCGTGCTCCAAGGGCCAATAAGAGTAATGTCCCTACTCCCAATCCCCAAGAGGGAAAAGGTAGTGGTTCGTATGTTGATAGGCATCTTTGTTCTAAATGTGGTAGAAGACATGAGGGCAAGTGCCTCGTTGGTTCGGGTAATTGCTAtagttgtggaaagagtggtcacatCAAGATAGATTGCCCTATGATGAGGATTCAAGGAAGGGCAAATTCTCAAGATCAAGAAAGTGCTCCAAACCCGTATACTCCtaagaagaatcgcttttatgctctccaataCCGAAGTGATCAAGAGATCTCATCGGACGCGGTCACcgatatgttaaaattatttttcttagattTATATGCTTTGTTGGATCCGGGAGCTACGCTATCATTCCCTCCTTTAGCCATGAAATTTGATATACTAACCCAGTGGATGATTTCGTAA
- the LOC107029507 gene encoding uncharacterized protein LOC107029507 produces the protein MEDHKSPVAAAMGNKKRARNCCFVCLAVLVLLGLLLLTLGLTVFKTKKPVTTVDAVTLDDLDVSFDIARLQVHLNVTVKADLSIQNPNRVSFKYDTTSALLQYKGKAIGDAPLPAAKIGSRQTHPMNISLTVMADRLLSDSTLYSDVMAGALHLTTYVKLSGVVHLLFKIHVKTSSTCDLFIDVLNRRLLNQTCHYKTKL, from the coding sequence ATGGAAGACCACAAATCCCCTGTTGCTGCTGCTATGGGTAACAAGAAAAGAGCAAGAAATTGCTGCTTCGTCTGCCTCGCTGTCCTTGTTCTTCTAGGGCTTCTCTTACTCACCTTGGGCTTAACAGTTTTCAAAACCAAAAAGCCTGTCACGACAGTAGATGCCGTTACCCTAGATGATTTGGATGTTTCATTTGACATCGCACGACTCCAAGTTCACCTCAATGTCACCGTTAAAGCAGATCTCTCTATCCAAAATCCCAACCGGGTCAGCTTCAAATACGACACCACATCTGCTCTGCTTCAGTACAAAGGAAAAGCTATCGGAGATGCCCCTCTTCCGGCAGCCAAAATTGGCTCCCGTCAAACGCATCCAATGAATATTTCCCTCACCGTCATGGCCGATCGATTGCTTTCAGACTCCACTTTGTATTCCGATGTTATGGCCGGTGCCTTACACCTCACTACTTACGTCAAATTGTCTGGGGTTGTTCATCTTCTATTCAAGATTCATGTCAAGACTTCCTCTACCTGCGATTTGTTCATCGATGTTCTTAACAGGAGGCTCCTTAATCAGACTTGTCATTATAAGACAAAGCTATGA
- the LOC107029654 gene encoding uncharacterized protein LOC107029654, producing the protein MDTTHVGNKEQSLSHYSIVKKLKGCADQSPTAELPSDPLGPITPDSSREAGDHVDVSCSPVWSSLHRTRYCFNSQHTVYTNEGRSQQTPKGLGFDPFAPGPDELMLAPQCKKYFTDSRAKVTRQLYFEETLNFSENVGTVSEDEMLFELLYNSLLQVINEDLHLKASTPLSDTDGYKTPTSAPHLSGVSDTCPAAPMKPVSRYKRIDKGLCKKLIF; encoded by the coding sequence ATGGACACTACTCATGTTGGAAATAAGGAACAAAGTTTGTCGCACTACTCCATTGTTAAGAAATTAAAGGGATGTGCTGATCAGTCTCCAACAGCAGAATTGCCATCTGATCCTCTAGGTCCAATCACACCTGATTCCAGCCGAGAAGCTGGCGACCACGTAGATGTCTCTTGTTCACCAGTTTGGTCTTCTCTTCACAGGACTCGTTATTGCTTTAATTCTCAACACACGGTTTATACAAATGAAGGGAGGAGTCAACAGACTCCCAAGGGGTTAGGCTTTGATCCATTTGCCCCTGGACCAGATGAACTGATGCTTGCCCCACAATGTAAAAAGTATTTTACAGATTCACGAGCCAAAGTGACACGCCAGTTATACTTTGAGGAGACTTTGAATTTCAGTGAAAATGTGGGAACGGTGTCTGAGGATGAGATGTTATTTGAATTGTTGTACAATTCTCTCCTACAAGTTATTAATGAGGATCTTCATTTGAAAGCCTCAACTCCACTTTCAGATACTGATGGATACAAGACACCTACCTCTGCACCTCATCTTAGTGGAGTTTCTGATACTTGCCCTGCTGCTCCTATGAAGCCTGTAAGTAGGTATAAAAGAATTGACAAAGGATTATGCAAAAAGCTGATATTTTGA